The region aaaataataatttttaaaataatattaaacctggaaattaaatttatcaaatgcaggGGTCGAATCTATCTATTATCGGACCgggtagaggtgctcatgggccgggttgggcccataaaaaattttggcccgggcccgacccggcccatttttttaataaatactaaaaatttattttaaaaaatttaaaaatatttttaaaatattttaaaaataaaaaaatttaaaaagtatttttaaaatattttaaaattaaaaaataataaaaaaagtattttaaaaatattttaaaattaaaaaaatttaaaaaataaatatatttattatatcgggtcGGGCTGGGcagggcccgggccaaaaaagttgtgCCCGAGacccggcccattttctaaacgggcctcgtttttttgcccaagcccatatttcgggcctatatttttacccaaaccctcccatatttcgggcgggccatcGGGTCGGGCTGAGCCGCCccgcccatgagcacctctaggaCCGGGTAGCCAATGAGAGTTATCTTAAAATTTAGActcattttttaaatcaaatcggATCCTAATAGATCTTAGAACCTGACCCGATCGAAGATTGTCTTattttagggtctgtttgataggGGGAAAACCATTTCCGGAATTGGTTTTCCCCATTTTCCGGTGTTTGATTGGAGGAAAATGATTTcttattgtaaaatattttacaaaacacGGGAAAAGGAGTTCTTGTTTGAGGAAAATGTCTTGCCGTTTTGaattcggtaagacattttccggaaaatgaccCATTCTTCTCCCCTTTCCCCTTCTCCTTCCCTTTCCCCTTCTCCTTCCCTTTCCCGTTTCGAAGCCTACAATAGCCTACAATCGCCTCCAAGCCATGGCAGTGGCCTTCGGAGAGAAGTTGCCGATTCTCGAAAAGTGTAGCCCTCGGCAGTCAATCTGATGGAAAAAGCTCTCCTTGAAGCTTTGTTTGGATTCCATTTTGCTTTTGCCCAAAATCCATTCGATGCGTCGTTTCGCCCCCGCTATGGGAGAAGCTTTAGAGGGATCCCGGTTCTGGTAATGCCCGAGGCGTCGCAGCCTCAGTCTCTTAAGCCCAAGATGGTATCCATCCCCGTCCACTTCGTCGGTTCGGAGTGAGGCAGATCCGACTCGGCAATCAAGATCCAGAATGGAGCAAGTGAATGACATCGAGCGTAGTGTTTCCAAGACAGGGACTGTGGAATTGATTCGGAATGACCCAAAGCAGAGATTGAAAGTGAACGAGAATCTGATGAGCTTGCTTTTCAAATTGACCCAAAGCAGAGATTGAAAATAATGCGGAAGTAATTGACCAAAATCAAGGTATTATCGATTCTTCAGATAAAAGCAATCAAATTTTAGAGTGGGAAGCAACAGAGGATGCTGAATGTGTGGCTAATTTGAGTGAATCGGAAGGAAGTTTTACTGTTGCAGTCCGAGGGAATGAGGAGAAGATATTGGAAAGCAGTGGGAATGAGAGTCAAAGCAATTGGTTAGGAGATGAAGAAGGTGAAAATAGAATAGGGCAGTCTGATAATTGCTCTCTTATGTTCTCTGATAATAGAAGAGGGCAGTCTGAAAATAGAAGTGGGAATGAGAGTCAAAGCAATTGGTTAGGAGTCAAAGCAATTGCTCTCTTTTGTTCCAAAAAATCAAGAACGAATCATTGTATACACACCCTAGAATATCATGTCTTATATCCAACATCATCTTTTGGCATCACATATTCCATGTCTTGAATCCAAAATCATATCTTCAACCTCAAGTAAATTGTGCTTATTGGGATCCATCCAGAGTTTATAATTTCCTTATTACTTTTATAAGTaatatattttaagaaataatatttaacttttataatttcccttatattaatatattaaaaaataacttttccggaaaatattttcgaGAAATctatcaaacagcagaaaatattttacacaaattcaatcaaagaccaaaaaatattttccagtaaacatttttcagaaatcattttacgaaaACCATTTTACGAAAACCATTTTACTGCCAATCAAACATGTCGTTAGTTTAACAAACTTTTTAACTCCACTAAAATGTTATACTACTGACTAGAATGTTATACTAGTGGCTAGCtgaatttgtttttcttgattttaGTTTCGTACCATAACATTCTTCCCTTAGTATTCCCttcttgacaaaaaaaattattcgaAAATAAAATTCCGGCGAGAATGGCTTCGGGTTTGACGACGGCTGATTCGACGGCGAAGCTTCTCTCCGACCTCAAAATCGACGCCGGAGATTGGCCTCCTAGTCTTGTCAAGAATCTCCACCTCCTTTCTCCGGATCAGGTCTTGCATGTTTCAGATTCCGTACTTTTGTAAAAAATTACCGGATatttatgtgtttatatatataatatttattcgACTATGTAAATTATGcgttattttttgttgttttggcaGATCCAATTGGGGAAGATGTTGTTGGAGATGGGACAGAGTCATTTGTTTCAGCATTGGGCAGAGCCTGGCGTCGATGACGACCAAAAGAAAGCTTTCTTCATTCAGGTCTCTGTTATTTTTGAAGCTATTGAGTTCTACAGTATTCTACTATGATTTGTTTTTCTTAATTAGAAATGTTTTTGGTTACTAAGGAAAATTAAGGCATTCAAGGAGTGGCTGTTTATTTTTACcgtttatgtttgaattgtagtTAAATGATTCTCAGTATTGTA is a window of Gossypium hirsutum isolate 1008001.06 chromosome D08, Gossypium_hirsutum_v2.1, whole genome shotgun sequence DNA encoding:
- the LOC121219978 gene encoding UDP-sugar pyrophosphorylase; this encodes MASGLTTADSTAKLLSDLKIDAGDWPPSLVKNLHLLSPDQIQLGKMLLEMGQSHLFQHWAEPGVDDDQKKAFFIQLSKLNSSYPGGLASYIKTARELLADSKAGKNPYDGFTPSVMKLLSLEFF